The region CGACTTCGGGCGCGACGCCCCTTTCGGTGATTCAGGGCAGCCGGGTGCTGGGCGTGGTCGCGCTGTCCGACATCATCAAGCCGGGCATCCGGGAGCGCTTCGAGGAACTGCGGCGCATGGGCCTGCGAACGGTCATGATTACAGGCGACAATCCGCTGACCGCCGCCGCGATTGCCAACGAAGCAGGTGTGGACGGTTTTCTGGCCGAGGCGACCCCGAAGACAAATTGCAGATGATCCGCGAAGAACAGGCGGCGGGCAAGCTGGTCGCCATGATGGGCGACGGCACCAACGACGCCCCGGCACTGGCCCAGGCCGATGTGGGACTGGCGATGAACAGCGGCACCCAGGCGGCGAAAGAGGCCGGAAACATGGTCGATCTGGACAGCGATCCGACCAAACTGCTGGAGGTGGTCGAGATCGGCAAGCAGCTACTGATTACGCGGGGCGCACTGACCACCTTTTCCATCGCCAACGATGTCGCCAAATACTTCGCCATCCTGCCCGCTCTGTTCGCCGCCGCCTTCCCCGCCCTGAACGTGCTGAACATCATGCGGCTGAACAGTTCGACGAGTGCCATTCTCAGCGCGGTCATCTTCAATGCCCTGATCATTCCCGCCCTGATTCCGCTGGCCCTGCGCGGCGTGCGCTACACCCCCGGCAGCGCCGACAGCCTGCTGGCCCGCAACCTGCTGATCTACGGGCTGGGCGGCCTCGTGTTGCCCTTCATCGGCATCAAGCTGATCGATGTGCTGCTGGGCGTGCTGCATCTGGGGTAGGGAAGAGCCGCGCAACAGCAATCCGCCCCACGCCCCCCCACCTGTCGCCCACTCCCCCAGAGGACTTCATATGACCACCCATCAACCGACTCCCGCCACCTCAGACCTCGACTCACGCGGCGGCTCTCCCCTCACCTGGCTCGTGTTCTCCGTCCTGACCTTTCTGCTGGCAGGCGTGGCGTATCCCGTCGTCACCACCTTCGTCGCCGGGGCGCTCTTTCCGGCACAGGCGAACGGGAGCCTGCTGACCCGGCAGGGAAAGGTCGTCGGAAGCGCCCTCATCGGCCAGCCCTTCAGCGGGGATCGGTATTTTATTCCCCGCATCAGCGCGGCAGGAACTGGCTACGACCCGACTGCCGCCAGTGGCAGCAATCTGGCGAGCAGCAATCCGGCGCTCAGAACGCGGGTGCAGGCCGATTCGGCGGCGATTGCCAGACGTGAGGGCATTCCCGCTTCGCAGATTCCCGCCGATCTGGTCACGGCGTCGGGCAGCGGCCTCGATCCGCATATCTCGCCTGCCGGAGCCGCCGTGCAGATTGGCCGGGTGGCGCGGGCACGTGGGCTGAGCACGGCGCAGGTCCAGGCGCTGATTGCCAGAAACACCGAGCGCGGCGTGCTGGGGTTGGGCGAACCCGGTGTGAACGTGCTGAAACTCAATCTGGCGCTGGATGCCCTCCGGTAACAGCCGTGCCCGCGCCCGAACATCTTTTCCTGCCTGGGAAATCTGAACCGCCCGGACGGGGCCGCCACAAGATCTATGTGGGCATGGCGGCGGGCGTGGGCAAGACCACCCGCGCCCTGCACGAGCTGCGCGACCACCTGAACGCGGGCGAGGACGCCCTGATCGGGCTGCTGGAAACGCACGGACGCGCCGGTACGATTCAGGCCGCCGAGGGCCTGCCGGTGTTCGCACGCCGCGAAACCGTATGCGGCAGCGTGGTGCTGAGCGAACTCGACGTGCCGGGGCTGCTGGAACGCCGACCCGCGCTGGCCCTGATCGACGAACTGGCCCATACCAACGCCCCCGGCTCGGAGCGCGAGAAACGCTGGCAGGATGTCGAGGTGCTGCGCTCGGCGGGCATCGACATCATCAGCACGCTGAACGTGCAACATCTGGAAAGCCTGCACGACACCGTGGCCCGCCTGACCGGGGTGCGGGTGCGCGAACGCCTGCCCGACCGCGTGCTGGAGCAGGCCGACGAACTGGTCCTGGTCGATGTGACGCCGGGCGATCTTCAGGCGCGGCTGCTGGCGGGCAAGATCTATGCGCCGGAAAAGGTCGATCAGGCGCTCAGCCACTTCTTTACCAGCGCCAACCTGACCGCCCTGCGCGAACTGGCGCTGCGGCAGATCGCAGACGTGGTGGAAGAGGTGCCGGGTGGTCTGCCGGGCGTGCACGAACGCGTGATGGTGGCGTGTGCTCCGGAAGAGCGGGCGGCGCGGCTGATCCGGCGGGCCGGGCGCATGTCCGAACGGCTGGGAGCCGAGCTGTACGTGGTGACGGTGCGCCCGCCCTCACTCAGCAGCGAGCAGGCCCGTTTCATGGACGTGTACCGCAACCTGACGACGGCGCTGGGGGGCAGCTACACCGTGCTGGAGGGCGGCGGCAACGTCGCGCACGTCCTCGCGGCCTTCGCACGCGACCACAACATCACCCAGATCGTGATCGGAGAATCGAGCCGCTCGCGGTTTCAGCTGCTGCTGCGCGGCGACATCATCGGCCATCTGCTGCGTGAGACTCGCAATGTCGATGTGTACGTGATCAGCCGGGACTGATCGGCCCCGAACAGGTCGGCGGCGGGCTAGCCTTCCGCTGCCGCCCACCATTCCTCGTTCAGCACCCGGAGCGCCTCCTGAAGGCGGTTGGAATTTTTCTGCCGGGGAGCGGCGGTGCTCGTTCTCACGGTCAGATCAGGCCGCGTGAGCGTGACGCGGGGCGGCAGCGTCTCACCGTCCAGCAGCTCCAGCAGATGATAAAAGGCCCTGCGCCCCAGCGTCGGGAAATCCTGCCGCACGGTGGTCAGGGGCGGAATCAGCAGGGCGCTCTCGGCTGTGTCGTCGTACCCGATCACCGACACGTCGCCCGGCACGCGCAGGCCCCGCTCCCACAGCGCCCGCAGCGCTCCGACGGCCATCTGATCGTTGGCGACCAGCAGACCGCTGAAGGCAATGCCCGAGGCCAGCAGCCGCAGGGCCGCCGTGTAGCCACTGGCCGCACTCCAGTCGCCCTCCTGCTGGGCCACCGCTTCGAGGCCGTGTTCGGCAAGCACGTCACGCCAGCCCTGAAGCCGGGAATGTTCGGCGACCGCGCTGCCCGGTTCGCGGATAAAGGCAACGCGGGTATGCCCCAGTGCGGTCA is a window of Deinococcus sp. KNUC1210 DNA encoding:
- a CDS encoding LacI family DNA-binding transcriptional regulator, coding for MNRSTAGRKAATLADVAALAGVSQQTVSRVVTGQGRVATRTMARVQEAIGQLNYVPNRLAQALARQRTQSIGFATNDIALHAPSQLASGIERAARERGYSVIVSIVYDYGLAPVTQAVRALKERQVDGLLINASLSREDAAELQERFHDIPCVFLDVPHDAPVHAALLDQYHGARLAAEHLTALGHTRVAFIREPGSAVAEHSRLQGWRDVLAEHGLEAVAQQEGDWSAASGYTAALRLLASGIAFSGLLVANDQMAVGALRALWERGLRVPGDVSVIGYDDTAESALLIPPLTTVRQDFPTLGRRAFYHLLELLDGETLPPRVTLTRPDLTVRTSTAAPRQKNSNRLQEALRVLNEEWWAAAEG
- the kdpC gene encoding potassium-transporting ATPase subunit KdpC is translated as MTTHQPTPATSDLDSRGGSPLTWLVFSVLTFLLAGVAYPVVTTFVAGALFPAQANGSLLTRQGKVVGSALIGQPFSGDRYFIPRISAAGTGYDPTAASGSNLASSNPALRTRVQADSAAIARREGIPASQIPADLVTASGSGLDPHISPAGAAVQIGRVARARGLSTAQVQALIARNTERGVLGLGEPGVNVLKLNLALDALR
- a CDS encoding universal stress protein gives rise to the protein MPAPEHLFLPGKSEPPGRGRHKIYVGMAAGVGKTTRALHELRDHLNAGEDALIGLLETHGRAGTIQAAEGLPVFARRETVCGSVVLSELDVPGLLERRPALALIDELAHTNAPGSEREKRWQDVEVLRSAGIDIISTLNVQHLESLHDTVARLTGVRVRERLPDRVLEQADELVLVDVTPGDLQARLLAGKIYAPEKVDQALSHFFTSANLTALRELALRQIADVVEEVPGGLPGVHERVMVACAPEERAARLIRRAGRMSERLGAELYVVTVRPPSLSSEQARFMDVYRNLTTALGGSYTVLEGGGNVAHVLAAFARDHNITQIVIGESSRSRFQLLLRGDIIGHLLRETRNVDVYVISRD